A genomic window from Candidatus Andeanibacterium colombiense includes:
- the cyoD gene encoding cytochrome o ubiquinol oxidase subunit IV gives MSDTASHTHGDQGHGNHGHGDRPHSQRGFWIGSLLAIVLTALPFWLVMGDVLHDKIATAAAIFALAFAQIVVHVVFFLHLDTRSEGGWTLLAFLFTVVIVAITIGGSVWVMYHLNANMMPMAQMPMASMSGAP, from the coding sequence GTGAGCGATACAGCTTCCCATACCCACGGCGATCAGGGGCACGGCAATCACGGGCACGGCGATCGGCCCCACAGCCAGCGCGGCTTCTGGATCGGTTCGCTGCTCGCGATCGTGCTTACCGCGCTGCCGTTCTGGCTGGTGATGGGCGATGTGCTGCACGACAAGATCGCGACCGCCGCCGCGATCTTCGCCCTCGCCTTCGCCCAGATCGTGGTCCACGTGGTGTTCTTCCTCCACCTCGACACCCGCTCCGAAGGCGGCTGGACGTTGCTCGCGTTCCTGTTCACCGTGGTGATCGTCGCGATCACGATCGGCGGGTCGGTGTGGGTGATGTACCACCTCAACGCCAACATGATGCCGATGGCGCAGATGCCGATGGCATCCATGTCGGGCGCGCCGTGA
- the cyoC gene encoding cytochrome o ubiquinol oxidase subunit III has product MTDTAAPAAEPPVFHVFDDDHAHGSGATALGFWIYLMSDALIFASLFAMFGVVSSSFAGGPVPREIFDLPLVALNTSFLLASSITFGMAIPHIEAGRAGPTQLWLGITGLLGAAFVGVELYEFSHLIAEGAGPGRSAFLSAFFTLVGTHGAHVTVGLIWIVVMLVQIGQRGLIPENRRRLMCLSMFWHFLDIIWIGVFTFVYLFGVIQ; this is encoded by the coding sequence ATGACCGATACCGCCGCTCCCGCAGCCGAACCGCCGGTGTTCCACGTCTTCGACGACGATCACGCCCACGGCAGCGGCGCGACCGCGCTGGGGTTCTGGATCTATCTGATGAGCGACGCGCTGATCTTCGCGTCCCTCTTCGCGATGTTCGGCGTGGTCAGTTCGAGCTTCGCGGGCGGACCGGTGCCGCGCGAGATCTTCGACCTGCCGCTGGTCGCCCTCAACACCAGCTTCCTGCTTGCCTCCTCGATCACCTTCGGCATGGCGATCCCGCATATCGAGGCCGGGCGGGCTGGTCCGACGCAGTTGTGGCTCGGCATCACCGGCCTGCTCGGCGCGGCGTTCGTCGGGGTCGAACTTTACGAGTTCTCGCATCTGATCGCCGAGGGTGCCGGGCCCGGGCGCAGCGCCTTCCTCTCCGCCTTCTTCACGCTGGTCGGGACCCACGGGGCCCACGTCACGGTCGGGCTGATCTGGATCGTGGTGATGCTGGTCCAGATCGGCCAGCGCGGCCTGATCCCCGAGAACCGCCGGCGGCTGATGTGCCTGAGCATGTTCTGGCACTTCCTCGACATCATCTGGATCGGCGTGTTCACCTTCGTCTATCTGTTCGGAGTGATCCAGTGA